A genomic stretch from Desulfocurvibacter africanus subsp. africanus DSM 2603 includes:
- a CDS encoding ATP synthase F0 subunit B: MIDLDITFFIQLVNFLIIWMVLSLVLYRPIRGIIKKRSDYMVGQVSSIEKFNAQAVAKVKDYEVALDAARKTGLDERNRLKVEAQAHETEIVGNAGRDAASKISAARAEIESQVKKAMQSLQSEVDKMAKKATDKILA; this comes from the coding sequence ATGATCGATCTGGATATTACATTTTTCATCCAGCTGGTGAACTTCCTGATTATCTGGATGGTGCTCAGCCTCGTCCTTTACCGGCCGATCCGCGGCATTATCAAGAAGCGCTCGGATTACATGGTGGGACAGGTGAGTTCCATCGAGAAGTTCAACGCCCAAGCCGTAGCCAAGGTTAAGGACTATGAGGTAGCCCTGGATGCCGCGCGCAAGACTGGTCTTGATGAGCGCAACCGCTTGAAGGTTGAAGCCCAAGCCCACGAGACCGAGATCGTCGGCAATGCCGGGCGCGATGCAGCTTCCAAGATCTCCGCCGCCAGAGCCGAGATCGAGTCGCAAGTGAAGAAGGCCATGCAGAGCCTGCAGTCCGAAGTGGACAAGATGGCGAAGAAGGCCACTGACAAGATTCTCGCCTAA
- the atpF gene encoding F0F1 ATP synthase subunit B has protein sequence MKRVQTVLWTLLMLLATACMAYAAEQGGGEAHGLPWKDFLFRVVNFILVVAIIWKFAGKQIKEFFTGRQYQIKTELEDLDARRKQAEVKLKEVEKSISNIETEKKTILDDYRKQGEALKASIVADAQRKADNIKAQAETAVSQEVKLATERLRAEVADMVVEAAEKMLKEKLSDKKQQQLVDDYVTKVVLN, from the coding sequence TTGAAACGCGTGCAGACGGTGCTTTGGACTCTGCTAATGCTGCTGGCTACGGCCTGCATGGCTTACGCAGCGGAGCAGGGCGGAGGGGAGGCCCACGGGCTGCCTTGGAAGGATTTCTTGTTCCGAGTCGTGAACTTCATCCTGGTTGTGGCCATCATTTGGAAGTTCGCGGGGAAGCAGATCAAGGAATTCTTCACGGGACGCCAGTACCAGATCAAGACCGAGTTGGAGGATCTCGACGCCAGGCGCAAGCAGGCCGAGGTCAAGCTCAAGGAAGTCGAGAAGTCCATCTCCAACATTGAGACGGAAAAGAAGACCATTCTCGATGATTACCGCAAGCAGGGAGAGGCCCTCAAGGCTTCGATCGTTGCGGATGCTCAGCGCAAGGCCGATAATATCAAGGCCCAGGCCGAGACTGCAGTCAGCCAGGAAGTGAAGCTCGCCACCGAGCGTCTGCGCGCCGAAGTTGCTGACATGGTCGTGGAAGCCGCCGAGAAGATGCTCAAGGAAAAGCTCTCGGACAAGAAGCAGCAGCAACTCGTCGATGACTACGTTACAAAGGTGGTGCTCAATTGA